In the genome of Caenorhabditis elegans chromosome IV, the window ataattttaccaGTTTTCAGACCGACAACGCACGGGCTCTTCGCTTGATATCCGGACATAGAAATATGCAGATATCATCCAATTTTTAGTTGACACCTATATTTAAAAAGTCTTTGTCAAGCAACAGTATCGATCGCATTCATCAATAACTACAGTAAATATCTATATATCAAAAAAGTCTcccaagaagaagaagcagcgAACTGTTTTCGTTTTGTCAAATCGAGTTCTTGTTTTTGTGGCTGATTTAAATTATACCGGAAAAATTCGATTGGAAAAGAAGGATAATTTGTAAAGAGGAAAATCGGCGGAAATCGTGAAGCGAGGACTACAAAATGCCTGAtgtgagtgtttttttttaatcttcaaaatttatagtttttaattgaatacaaattgtatattttcattaatacaaaaaatagaaaatcaaaatgggCCCAAAAATTCTACAATCTTCATCAAATTTGTGTTGTCAAACTAATTTTCACTAGGAAACAAAACCATGAATTGTACTTTGAATCTGTGGGCGTTTAAGCGATGAGAAGACTGGTACATTGGTTGATCCTCTTTTAAATCTACTAACAATGAATATTCTCTGTAGTTGAAAGCAGTTATGTCTGCATTTGGGTGGTCAGTCAACCGATTCTTTTTGGGTGCATACATTTGTAGGTTTAGAACTGtgttttgatgtttttaaattttctaattaaataatttagcTAAATTATTACTCATAGGAAATTTCATTCGATTCTAATTGTCACTATATTCCTAGTTCCTGTATAAATTGGCATATAATATCGTAAATTATCGGCGATTTTTATCGGTTTTGTCTTCCCGAAAAGAAATAAGGGTAATTCACATTCATCTATGGATTTAGTCGAATCGTTTCTTCATTATAAGGACAAAGtccatttgaaatttaatttagtttttcctattttttcttatATCTTTCTTCTTTCTATTTCCGAATTTTATATCCCTATCAAAGTcagcaaaattttggcaattttctttttatctcACCGCTAAAATCactttgtgaaaattgatttttgttgatcTTGACTAAaacgaaaatcgaaaactacaaaataagataacaaaaaatcgtagaaaGCACGAGTGAGAAATGGGACAAAAGATTACGATTTTTAAACTCGAAATAACTATAAAATCtgctaaaaattattatgttattaattttgaaagatgACAGTCATATGTAACAGATGTCGTAATATTTCTTGTAGAATGGTGAGCtgtttaaattatatttcacTCCAATTAAGGaccctgaaatttaatttgctgaataatttattcttcaaaatttaagaaattcaTAACCTTTTTTCTAAACGAGCgagataaatttgaaaaaatttcctatcCCAGTTTACGTATAACCGCtattttacttaaaaattcatctgattttgcatttttaaatagCCTTTAACAGTATTTGCAATGTTTTTATTACTGTGGGTggttgttttgttgtttttgttccCGCCCTTTCGTCTTTCTCGTCTCATTCGAATTTTGGTGTCTTTTGATCAAAGTGATACTGAATGGAGAAGCACGTGGTAAACAGACGCAGACGACGGTATTAGACACGACGTCTTCTACCTTTTGAAGGCAAACGATGTGTCTATCGTTTGACTTGTTTCAGTCGTGTTGCTTCTACACTTCTCGtagtaattttgaaacaagaaGTGTCATCACACCTACCATTTTACCGctaaattgtaattttttattgaaatgattattgaattttcaatcttaacgtataaacatttttagacgtttttagttttattgaGTATAgaagctttcaaaatttctttatggaaatttatatttattttccattcGCCCGAAAACTTTTGTAGATTCGAAAAGTTTATGTATGTAGTAGTTTGAACTCTGTAATTCGAATTTACCAAACATGAAACGTTGGTTTATCTCGAATATCACACAACCCTCTAAGATATCACGTGATTActgttccttttttttcaatcaaaaaatagtATAGATGTATTGATTCAAAGTTatcatgtttaaaaaactgtattatgtattttccaacaaaaaaattgcgtttCCTGACAGTAAccaatgtttttttgcagTCTATAACAAACGGTGGACGACCACCAGCACCTCCAAGCTCTGTGAGCTCAACAACAGCATCGACAACTGGTAATTTTGGTTAGTTTTAGTCgaattaattataaaaaagaagaaaatcgtCTTATTTGGTGAAGTGAAGTATTCATTCatcgataaaatttaaaaaccctGGAATGTTCAAGTGTTATTGGACACATGAATACGTCAAGAGGATTAAGTTGACgtcgaattaaaaattgacgTTTTTTGAAGTGATAGAGAGAAAAgtacgattttttgaaaaatgttgtagttAAAATTGGCAGAAGTGTGATAGAAAAAAGATtatgaatttaaaagtttatttaattttttaaaagttaattcaatttttaaatttcaggtacTCGACGTCGTTTAGTGAATCGTATCAAGAAAGTCGATGAACTACATCCAGCACAAGAGAATCCCACGTTAGTTTTTGATctcttttgaaagtttctgaTGGtcgtggaaaatttgaaactcttGTTAAAACTTTATTCTTGATAGTGCAAACGTATgcataattttgtaaaaaaaaagattttggccGAATCATTATACAAAACTAACCTGAATATATTTCTATTCTCACCCATTCATAACAATTTTAACTGGTCATGTGAGCATTATCGGTaacttttttcatcttttttagGACGAAAAGAGACGAATGGACAGTCTAACTGTATCTATCTCTCTCTCAATATCATAGATTTATGATGAGgaggaaatttcagtttatgatttgatttgaaattcaaattttattttttccctcTCCCTTCCCCATTGACATTTTCTACTATCCACCTCTGCCAACCACGCATTCCTATTAAAACCGCCAACTGCTTCTagaaattttgactgaaaaacagTCTACATTGccgtttttgcaaattttaaatggaATTTCCGATTTCCAATGATTTATTATTAGCTAGCAGACAATTACAGACTAGAAATGAAcgaaaaaggtgaaaaatgattttctggCTTTCTTTTTAAACTGTAGACTATTTCAGAATGGGATCACACTGGTTGTCCGAGCAAGAAAGATCACGACTTGAAGCTGTTCAACAGGATTGGCGAAGAACTCGACCAATGAAAGTGAGttggaattaattttattaaattataatATGCTtggaattagaaaaattagaaaaacgaGAGATGTGAAAGAAATCACTTGAGGCCAAAAGATGCTATGAATGTTTTGTCTGTGGAGTAGAGAAGATTTGAAATGTgctttaaattataaaaaataaaccgaATGTAACTGTGTTataaattattctaaattttaatgatttttttcaattttccaacaaaaaaaaactgggttcggtctattttctgttttctgacatttaacgcaaaaattcaaaacgacTCTGCTCCACATTTAATTCAATTACTTAACAAACGTGATTCTTAGTTTCAGTGGACTTCAAAAAAGAGACCAGATGATCCAACGACATCATCTCCATCGACAGTTTCAATTAGTAATGCATTGGAAAATTCAACACCTTCATTAAACAATGTTTCTTCGATCACAAACTCTTCATCACCATTTTCTTTATCGTCAGCTGCAACATCGACAGCTTCTGCCATAATCCCATTTACCTCAAATGTAGCTACAAATCATCCACATCTTAATCACCACGTGTCGAGAATACCACAGGCGATTGTAACAGGAGGGACAAATGGTTCATTACCTCCATTATTAATATCACCGACGTCAGCAGCAGCCGCAACGCCGTTGATTTCAGGAAAAGCGGGTCCAATGTCACCATCAACGGGAAGTCCAATTAATGTGGCTGCTACAGTATTACAGAATGCAGTTTCAAGTCCACAACATAGTATTTTTGATAGATCTAGGTGAGTTGACAATGATCGTCAACTaatgtttttgtaatttaatataattttctagGTTAAATAAAATTCCACCAAACACATCATTAGCATCGTCTTCGTCTCCGAGTGATGCTGCTAACAATGATAAACCTATACAACAACGTCATAGTATTTTATCGAATGTTCGAACTCTCACTCAAGCAATGGTAAACGATGGACCACGAACGTTGACTGGAGATGATATGGACAAGATGGTCAGTGAAGAGGAAAGAGCACGAAAAGAGCAAGAGAagcgagaagaagaagagaaagcAGCACGGAGAATTGATGTTGAAGATGATTTTGATGCGCAAGAAAAACCCATTGATAAGAGTAAAAGTAAGTtataattaaacttttttttcatttatttattgaatttcttgattttacattcaattttttcagatggtCGATTCTTAAAGTTCGACGAAGAACTTGGTCGCGGATCGTTCAAGACAGTGTTTCGAGGGTTGGACACTGAAACCGGAGTGGCCGTTGCGTGGTGTGAGCTTCAGGAGAGTAAACTGAATAAGACTGAAAGGCAACGTTTTCGAGAAGAAGCTGAAATGCTCAAGGATCTGCAACATCCGAACATCGTACGATTCTACGATTATTGGGAGAGTGCGGATTTGTGTGGAAAACGGAAATATATTGTGCTTGTAACCGAATTGATGACTTCAGgaacattaaaaatgtatttgaagCGATTTAAACGGATAAACATAAAGGTTGTAATCATCTGATCTCAattgttcaaataattttttttaattttcaggtattgAAATCTTGGTGCAGACAAATTCTGAAAGGGCTTTCATTTCTTCACACACGTAATCCACCTGTAATTCATCGTGATCTCAAGTGTGATAATATCTTTATCACTGGTACAACTGGTAGTGTAAAGATTGGAGATCTTGGATTGGCAactcttaaaaataaatcattcgCGAAATCTGTCATTGGAACTCCAGAATTCATGGCACCGGAAATGTACGAAGAGATGTATGATGAGAGTGTAGATGTCTACGCGTTTGGAATGTGTCTTCTTGAAATGGTTACCGGAGAATATCCATATTCTGAGTGTATGAATCCAGCGACAATCTACAGAAAAGTGATATCAGGTGTCAAACCAGAATGTTTCTCAAGAATTCCTGCACAATATCCTGAAATACGTGAGATAATCGATCGGTGTATTCGTGTGAGACGAGAAGAGAGAAGTACCGTGAAGCAATTGCTCGTTGACGATTTCTTCACTCCAGAAGATCTCATCGGAATTCGTGTTGAAATTAAGAATCGGGATGCTGATCTCAATGATCTTAAcgtggaaattcaaatgcaACTCCGAGTTTACgatgagaaaaagagaaaacaatATCGGTTCAAGGAGAACGAAGGACTTCAATTTGCAtttgatattgaaaatgaCAGCCCAGATGAAGTTGTTCAACAGATGATCGAGCAACAACATATTCCAGATGAGGATACTCGAATGATAACAAAGTTGATAAAAGACAAAGTGGATGCGTTCAGAAGAGATCGAGATCATCGTTTATTGGAGATTAAAAGAGCAAAAGAGGAGGAAGAAAGGATACGAGAAGAGGCTGAGATTAAAGAGGAATTGAGGTTGAGAGCTGAAGctaaagaaaaggaaaaggagAGGTTGGAGAAAGAacgattagaaaaaaaagctgCAGCTGCGGCCGCAGCCAATCCGAATCCTACACCAATTCCACCAACTCCAGCAACACCACACTCTTCTGCCCAACAACAGCCTATTCCACCACCACTATCAACTCAAACTTCGGCTGAAATACAGCAGTCTGCTCAACAGCCATCTGTACCTGTAACTATGATCGCAAATATCCCAGCTATGTCGCCAACATCAGCTCAACCACAACCTGTTTTATCACCAACAAGTGCAGCGGTTCCAGTTCCAACGACAATGATTCATGTTCCAAAACCTAGCGAGATTCCAGTGCAGAATGTAGCGACGACTGCAGCCCCGGTTGCGGCTAACAATGTAAGCATTTACATATTTCATTCAAACCATGATCGTCAgggctgaatttgaaaaaaaaaagaagttttccttcgaaaacgaaaacgacTAATgttttttccgccaaaaacacgaaaaaaacggaaaattttgtaatattggaacgtgattttgaaaatttaattaggtTGATCAAAATTGCACTCTTTTaataatttcgaatattttttttttgaaaaaaattaatatttaaagacttggaaaaaaagtatcttgctctggaaaaaattgaatattcttTTATTTCAGGTACCACCATCACCAGCTCCATTCAAAACAGAAGATATCCAAACTCCCACACTTGCCCAGAATACGGTTCCACGAACAATCTCCACTGATGCTTCTGGACTTGTCATCAATACTCCTGCATCAATAGCATCACCATCACCTGCTCCTTCGGCTACTGATGTTGCTTCAACAACGGCTCCAGTCACCCCTGCTCCAACTCCAACAACAACAACGGACGGTGGTGCAGCAGCAGCTTCAACAACAACTGAAAACAAGGAAGAAAAGCGAAAAAGCAACAAAAGAAAAGTGGTAATGGAGATTTTGGGATGTGATGAATCGAGGAATTTTGCATTGGTCTCGTGTCGACTTGACACTTCTCATAAATCTGTTACCTTCCAATTTGCACCAGGAACTGACAAACCATGCACAATTGCAACGAAACTTTTGGCTGAAGATTGTCTTTTAAAAGTTCATGTTCATATTGTTGAAGCACAATTGGGAGAAGTTATTCAATTGATTAATTCTGATGGAAAGAAAGGTGTTGGTACTAAATTAGCGACGGTATTGGATCCAAATAGTACTGAACCACCAACTATCACTGCTGTCATGCCAAAGGATTCCTCTGCCGCAACTGCTTCTAATACTAAGCCTAAGATTGAAATCGAGAAAACGCCACCAACGAGAGATGCTTCCCAAGAGCCGAATAATGTTCAGGTTACGGTAAGTTTCAATATATGAACGTTATTTAtagtttattattttgttttttagaacGTACGCAAAGTTTCACAAGAATCAAATGCCGAAAGTGTTCAATCAATTCCTCGTCCAGGTGGAATCATTGTGATGTCCCCAACAAATCAAACAGATTCGGCTCCGCCCCCAACTGGAGCTGCAGCAAAACCATCACGATTCCAAGTAACAAAGTCAGCGGATCCTATAGCTACACCGATATCTTCGTCAATATCCACAGCAACAGTTATCCCAATTGTTGCAGCAACACCTACGAATATCACATCCGAACCGGTCATTGTCCAACCAATCACTGCACAAGTTATAACCCATTTGGCTACACCATCGCCAGTTTCTCATTCGTTATCATCAAATTCTTCTCCAAGTGCTACAACTCATTCGAATATGTCATCAATTCAATCAACGACTAGCGTTCCTGGAAGACGATTCACAGTTCAGCCCGTCTCTCAAGCAGAATCCGGAATATCTTCGTCAATTTCTACGCCTCATCCGGAACCGACGCCAGCAATCACTTCGTGTCCTCCACCAGTTCCAAGTGTCCCACCAGTGGTGTCCAATGGGACATTGAACTTAGAAGTTGCTCCTAAACAGACTCCATCAGCAACTAACCAAAATGTCGATACACAACATTCATCGTCAACAGCATCAACAGCTACATTAGTTTCGGAGACACCTGCTACAGTACATGTTACTCCGATCTCAGTGCCAGCTCCTGTTCAAGAACCATTAGTCATCGATCATCATTCTGATGTATTGACACAATTGGATAGTGAGTTGAGAAAGGTAagtaaagaaaataataattcgtttttaaagaaacttaGACTTAATTAGAACTGTTCCCGTGACACAATTACCAGTGTTTTCAGGTCAGTGGAGTATCACACTCGGCTTCACCTTCAACGGTAGTCGAGTCGCTCACCTCAATGACTCCACAAACAATTCCATTGGCTTGTCAAACTGTGCCCGCATCGATCGGTCAAGCTCCAGCAGTCATCGCAGCTGCACACGCGGCGTCATTAATTCCAAATGCAAGTGTTCCACAGTCACCTAGTCGTCTTGATGCCGAAACTGGACTTGCCGGTCTTCACGAGAAGCTTGAAGCGCTGAAAATGGAACAGGATCGACGAGAAGATATGGGAGATGATGCGATTGGCACAACAACCACAGACGGAAAGGACGAGATACCGATTGATACGTTAAAAGGGCTCGCGGAAGCATTAGGAAAAGTTATTCATGCGGATGGTAGAGAAACAACACCAATGCCACCGGATCATCCGGATTTAACAGATGCTTCAACGGTAAGCATTTTTagggaattattgaaaatttatataaaaagtctagaagttttttttgtgtttctggttcgtaaaaaaattcgaaaaatgtcaaaatttttgcgatttttccaccaaaaatacTATGACCCttttgaagagtactgtaacatTCGTTGCTGtggaatttccatattttttcatagtttctcgtttaaaaattttgagaaaaatctttaaaaaaacataaaaattgtaataaatagcgtttaaaattatgaaaaatctggaaattccaCATCAACGAAATTGTTAGATTGCAGTCTTTTTGAAGGTGCAAAACCGTTtgtattaaacaaaaaaatgccgAGACaggataccgtatttttgggtGCAAAAATCGCCTAATTTCACGTCTCGATAATATAGTTATTTTCTTGAACAAATAAGTCTTAAATATTCGAATTATGTTGCTTTTCGCTTCTAGCACGGTCGATCATAGCTATaagtttcattttcatattctctgatttttgttgttaagTATTCACACTGATTAACTCTGATTCAATCATAACCTGGTCTATTCTTTGTTCAGCAACAACTCATCTCACCATCTAACCCTGATGTTTTGACAACGATGTCGTCGGCTGTCGAAGGATCAGCATCATCCACAATGATAGAAGACATTGATGCTTCAACATCAGCGGTAGACGCGTCAATGATGAATTCGATGCCGCCAGGAGCTCAGAACTCTACAGATCAGATACCAGCAGCGATGACACTGAGTATGGATCAAGAATGTGCTCAatcgatgacgtcatcgatAACAAGAAACACGACAGGCACCAAATTGGCGACTTTTGAGAATCTTGAAACAGCTCTATCTTCCACACTCGGAACACACATTCGTCAACCGAATGCACCGTCTTCTCGAGATGAGACGACGGCTCCGATGACACCAAGTTTCACAAATGAAAGaattggtggtggtggaggtggtggagcAACATCATTTAGTATAGGAACACCGCCCAGCCATAGTCCGTTCCCTGTTTCGGAGTGTGATTATGATTTGAAGGTAACACATATTTTtggttgctttttttttgaaatattgtgtTTCGATCAATGATTTTGGTTTGCTTGCAATGCACTGCTAGCTAGACATTTTTatctaaatattaaaaaaaaaatcaagtatataactgttttgtttttgcaaaacgaagtgcaaaataaatattaatttaaataatggAAGACTGATCGAGGAATGCACTAAATTTCGATCAATCAAAACTGTGCAACACCCACACGTATGGGAAAAAGCATCCTAAGCGCATCCTTTTAGCATGATCAGTTTTCGGTTAAGAAAAGCGTCTTTGTTAACAATAGTCGTGTGGTGGGAAATCGAGAATGATTGATCGTTGGTTCTCaaacctttttttgaatattttatttctaaagGCACATAAAAATgcgaaacattttctcaaaaatgatcagttttc includes:
- the wnk-1 gene encoding Serine/threonine-protein kinase WNK (Partially confirmed by transcript evidence); the protein is MGSHWLSEQERSRLEAVQQDWRRTRPMKWTSKKRPDDPTTSSPSTVSISNALENSTPSLNNVSSITNSSSPFSLSSAATSTASAIIPFTSNVATNHPHLNHHVSRIPQAIVTGGTNGSLPPLLISPTSAAAATPLISGKAGPMSPSTGSPINVAATVLQNAVSSPQHSIFDRSRLNKIPPNTSLASSSSPSDAANNDKPIQQRHSILSNVRTLTQAMVNDGPRTLTGDDMDKMVSEEERARKEQEKREEEEKAARRIDVEDDFDAQEKPIDKSKNGRFLKFDEELGRGSFKTVFRGLDTETGVAVAWCELQESKLNKTERQRFREEAEMLKDLQHPNIVRFYDYWESADLCGKRKYIVLVTELMTSGTLKMYLKRFKRINIKVLKSWCRQILKGLSFLHTRNPPVIHRDLKCDNIFITGTTGSVKIGDLGLATLKNKSFAKSVIGTPEFMAPEMYEEMYDESVDVYAFGMCLLEMVTGEYPYSECMNPATIYRKVISGVKPECFSRIPAQYPEIREIIDRCIRVRREERSTVKQLLVDDFFTPEDLIGIRVEIKNRDADLNDLNVEIQMQLRVYDEKKRKQYRFKENEGLQFAFDIENDSPDEVVQQMIEQQHIPDEDTRMITKLIKDKVDAFRRDRDHRLLEIKRAKEEEERIREEAEIKEELRLRAEAKEKEKERLEKERLEKKAAAAAAANPNPTPIPPTPATPHSSAQQQPIPPPLSTQTSAEIQQSAQQPSVPVTMIANIPAMSPTSAQPQPVLSPTSAAVPVPTTMIHVPKPSEIPVQNVATTAAPVAANNVPPSPAPFKTEDIQTPTLAQNTVPRTISTDASGLVINTPASIASPSPAPSATDVASTTAPVTPAPTPTTTTDGGAAAASTTTENKEEKRKSNKRKVVMEILGCDESRNFALVSCRLDTSHKSVTFQFAPGTDKPCTIATKLLAEDCLLKVHVHIVEAQLGEVIQLINSDGKKGVGTKLATVLDPNSTEPPTITAVMPKDSSAATASNTKPKIEIEKTPPTRDASQEPNNVQVTNVRKVSQESNAESVQSIPRPGGIIVMSPTNQTDSAPPPTGAAAKPSRFQVTKSADPIATPISSSISTATVIPIVAATPTNITSEPVIVQPITAQVITHLATPSPVSHSLSSNSSPSATTHSNMSSIQSTTSVPGRRFTVQPVSQAESGISSSISTPHPEPTPAITSCPPPVPSVPPVVSNGTLNLEVAPKQTPSATNQNVDTQHSSSTASTATLVSETPATVHVTPISVPAPVQEPLVIDHHSDVLTQLDSELRKCFQVSGVSHSASPSTVVESLTSMTPQTIPLACQTVPASIGQAPAVIAAAHAASLIPNASVPQSPSRLDAETGLAGLHEKLEALKMEQDRREDMGDDAIGTTTTDGKDEIPIDTLKGLAEALGKVIHADGRETTPMPPDHPDLTDASTQQLISPSNPDVLTTMSSAVEGSASSTMIEDIDASTSAVDASMMNSMPPGAQNSTDQIPAAMTLSMDQECAQSMTSSITRNTTGTKLATFENLETALSSTLGTHIRQPNAPSSRDETTAPMTPSFTNERIGGGGGGGATSFSIGTPPSHSPFPVSECDYDLKGQMDLESEDPEVIQMIVRHRMEQHKLLEKQRVEIERLRSKIRVPRATSVNPEMIGDDEADTTLTALQSALGNASLSLPASPPPNTETTKVNTTVIPSDVLATRMTMSQSSTKSSNVSVSSRHRDNQSAPPRHHHHQPHPPHHPHLQNHYHPPQNHTSATAPCPSAMVQLQAVSNNNVNPLHQPPHPVSSQIPPQA
- the wnk-1 gene encoding Serine/threonine-protein kinase WNK (Partially confirmed by transcript evidence); the encoded protein is MGSHWLSEQERSRLEAVQQDWRRTRPMKFQWTSKKRPDDPTTSSPSTVSISNALENSTPSLNNVSSITNSSSPFSLSSAATSTASAIIPFTSNVATNHPHLNHHVSRIPQAIVTGGTNGSLPPLLISPTSAAAATPLISGKAGPMSPSTGSPINVAATVLQNAVSSPQHSIFDRSRLNKIPPNTSLASSSSPSDAANNDKPIQQRHSILSNVRTLTQAMVNDGPRTLTGDDMDKMVSEEERARKEQEKREEEEKAARRIDVEDDFDAQEKPIDKSKNGRFLKFDEELGRGSFKTVFRGLDTETGVAVAWCELQESKLNKTERQRFREEAEMLKDLQHPNIVRFYDYWESADLCGKRKYIVLVTELMTSGTLKMYLKRFKRINIKVLKSWCRQILKGLSFLHTRNPPVIHRDLKCDNIFITGTTGSVKIGDLGLATLKNKSFAKSVIGTPEFMAPEMYEEMYDESVDVYAFGMCLLEMVTGEYPYSECMNPATIYRKVISGVKPECFSRIPAQYPEIREIIDRCIRVRREERSTVKQLLVDDFFTPEDLIGIRVEIKNRDADLNDLNVEIQMQLRVYDEKKRKQYRFKENEGLQFAFDIENDSPDEVVQQMIEQQHIPDEDTRMITKLIKDKVDAFRRDRDHRLLEIKRAKEEEERIREEAEIKEELRLRAEAKEKEKERLEKERLEKKAAAAAAANPNPTPIPPTPATPHSSAQQQPIPPPLSTQTSAEIQQSAQQPSVPVTMIANIPAMSPTSAQPQPVLSPTSAAVPVPTTMIHVPKPSEIPVQNVATTAAPVAANNVPPSPAPFKTEDIQTPTLAQNTVPRTISTDASGLVINTPASIASPSPAPSATDVASTTAPVTPAPTPTTTTDGGAAAASTTTENKEEKRKSNKRKVVMEILGCDESRNFALVSCRLDTSHKSVTFQFAPGTDKPCTIATKLLAEDCLLKVHVHIVEAQLGEVIQLINSDGKKGVGTKLATVLDPNSTEPPTITAVMPKDSSAATASNTKPKIEIEKTPPTRDASQEPNNVQVTNVRKVSQESNAESVQSIPRPGGIIVMSPTNQTDSAPPPTGAAAKPSRFQVTKSADPIATPISSSISTATVIPIVAATPTNITSEPVIVQPITAQVITHLATPSPVSHSLSSNSSPSATTHSNMSSIQSTTSVPGRRFTVQPVSQAESGISSSISTPHPEPTPAITSCPPPVPSVPPVVSNGTLNLEVAPKQTPSATNQNVDTQHSSSTASTATLVSETPATVHVTPISVPAPVQEPLVIDHHSDVLTQLDSELRKCFQVSGVSHSASPSTVVESLTSMTPQTIPLACQTVPASIGQAPAVIAAAHAASLIPNASVPQSPSRLDAETGLAGLHEKLEALKMEQDRREDMGDDAIGTTTTDGKDEIPIDTLKGLAEALGKVIHADGRETTPMPPDHPDLTDASTQQLISPSNPDVLTTMSSAVEGSASSTMIEDIDASTSAVDASMMNSMPPGAQNSTDQIPAAMTLSMDQECAQSMTSSITRNTTGTKLATFENLETALSSTLGTHIRQPNAPSSRDETTAPMTPSFTNERIGGGGGGGATSFSIGTPPSHSPFPVSECDYDLKGQMDLESEDPEVIQMIVRHRMEQHKLLEKQRVEIERLRSKIRVPRATSVNPEMIGDDEADTTLTALQSALGNASLSLPASPPPNTETTKVNTTVIPSDVLATRMTMSQSSTKSSNVSVSSRHRDNQSAPPRHHHHQPHPPHHPHLQNHYHPPQNHTSATAPCPSAMVQLQAVSNNNVNPLHQPPHPVSSQIPPQA